From the genome of Streptomyces sp. NBC_00659, one region includes:
- a CDS encoding toxin Doc, with translation MAPVVHIDVRWLLRQHEAALPDQPHISDFSALVAAVARHRVDPPRLGIDPDASWRAAALLHTLLLLRPLPSLNVRFACAVAIAYMHASGEGLDSPYGELVELCKDLIAGKNDVFGAADVIRARRV, from the coding sequence ATGGCTCCCGTCGTGCACATCGACGTGCGCTGGCTCCTGCGGCAGCACGAAGCGGCACTCCCCGACCAGCCCCACATCAGCGACTTCTCCGCGCTGGTCGCGGCGGTGGCGCGGCACCGCGTGGATCCGCCTCGCCTGGGCATCGACCCCGACGCGTCATGGCGCGCGGCGGCCCTGCTGCACACGCTGCTCCTGCTGCGGCCGCTTCCCTCGCTGAACGTCCGCTTCGCGTGCGCCGTGGCCATCGCCTACATGCACGCCAGCGGCGAAGGACTCGACAGCCCGTACGGGGAACTCGTCGAGCTGTGCAAGGACCTCATCGCGGGCAAGAACGACGTGTTCGGCGCCGCCGACGTGATCCGGGCCCGGCGCGTCTGA